The Papio anubis isolate 15944 chromosome 2, Panubis1.0, whole genome shotgun sequence region aaaaaaaaaaaaaaaaaaacagccataaAATGATAGAACTTTAGGGTTTGGTGGAGAGTGCTTAGGTCAGCCACATCAAAAGCAAGACCTGTAaaaggtggggcatggtggtgcagatCACTGAGGAAGCAGTGAGCTTTTGTCACACCACTACAGAGtcctggctatttgggaggctaaggtgggaggattgcttgacgctaggagtttgaggctatagtagGCTGTGGTCAtactgtgaatagccactgcattccagcctgggcatgatTTAGTGAGGcatcatctctaaaaaattaaaataattttgtgtaaaaGCATGACCAATACAAGGAAAAAATTGCTGCAATGAACTTCATCAGAATTAAAAACTTGCTGTGTGAAAGACCGTcttaaagggatgaagaaaagccacagactggagaaaatacttgtaaagCATCTGACAGGACTCTCATATCTAGAGTATATAATGAACTCtaaaaactcaacagtaaaaaaaaattcaattagaaaatagacaaaagataGGAAGAGATATTTTACTAAAAAGGATgacaaaagcacatgaaaagatatttcacatCAAACCAAGACCACCATGAGCGATACTGTTATACAGctattagacaaaaaaaaaaagccagtgtcAAAAGGTTGTATACTacatgattctgtttatataatattcttgaaattACAGAATTACAGAgatgactgggtgtggtggttcaggccagcactttgggaggctgaggcgggaagatcacttgagcctggttgtttgagaccagcctaggcaacaaatgAGACCCTATTtctgtaaaaactagaaaaattagctgggcatggtggcacatgcctgtagtcccagctatttagggggctgaggcaggaggatcagttaagcccaggatgtggaggctgcagtgagctttgattgtgccactgcactgtagcctgagtgacacagtgaaactctgtctcagaaagaaaaaaaaaatatagagatggagcacagattagtggttaccagggactagGCATGGAGGCGAGGAATGGTCTGACTGACTATAAAGACATAGCAAGAGAGAGATCTTTGTTGTGGTAGAATAGTTATGTGTGTTGCCtggggtggtggttacacaaatctaTGTGTGTTTAAATGACAGAATTATAAACACACATTGTACCAATGTTCTGTTCATGGTTTTGGTACTGTACTATAGTAAGATGTAACTGGGAAAGGTGCATGGTACCTACCTATACTGTCTATGCAACTTACTGTGAatctatattatttcaaaataaagagcttaaaaatgcaaatacaggCCCCTgtagggaaaaaggaagaattgaGTTGGTGGGGGTGGGTTGGTTAGTGGGGGGCACTCAGTTAGTCTATCCCCATTATGTGGGTCTGGGAAACTTTGGGTATTTTCTAGAAATCCAGATTAGATTTCTTAGTCTGACTCTTGGTTCCCTGATTGTCATTCCTCCACTGTTtgcgttgtttgttttttgacctCTTTGTAGCTGTAGCTTCGGTCTCCTGTTTGCCTAGTATTCAAAGGGAATAGAGGTCTGAATGGCTGAGGGCTAGAATTGAAATTATTGTTCATAGCTTTATTTGTAGGCAAGAATTAAAAATCTAGAGGAAGCATGGATTGTCCCTTTTTTCTctgtattgcttttaaaaaatttatagtgGACTATTTATCTTCACTTTAGAGaagtagcataatttataaattattaaacaatTGCTCCAttcattagaaaaattaaaacaagtttttGCACACATGTGCTATTAAAATGTTAAGTGCTATATTGACTCACCCACAGTCAATTTTGAATGGGGTTTCCTTTTTAGCCTCCAGGGATGGGAAGACTGGCAAGGGTTTGGTAGGGAAACTTGAAAACTGAGTTAAATGAGAAAGGTAGAAAAAATTCATACTTTGTCTCctccccacaaaaaataaaaacagtaaaatcttTACCACCTGAAAAAGCTTTGaaattttgtgtatgttaaaaaaaTGAGCTTTGCAGTAACTCTTAAAATCACCTAGCAAATAGGAACTATAATGTGCATCTTTCCTTCACTAAAACATTTATTGCATCTCTTCTTGATGCTGATGATTGAAGATACACATTCTGCTTTCCTGGGACTTACGGTTTTATACAAAAACCAAAGCAAAGTAGAAAGTATACCTCCTACCAAAGGCATAAATATAATGATATGGGGGTCCAGGAATGAGAAAAAGTAAGTAGTTAGGGGAGGAATGGCAGAAAAGTTTTGTCAGAAAGGAGAGTTGTGTTCATTTAGTCAGATTCCTTGAATTCCACTGATGTGAACATTGAttacttatttcttgttttaaatatacGCAGAGTGTGTTCCTTATGGCATTGTcaaattcattttagaaattaaaacttagcCGCTTAAGTTCCTTTACTTATATTCAGACATTTCAACAAGATTCAAGATTTTAACGACACTTTCTATCGACGTAAGTTTTTTACTTGAAATTAAATGCTCACTAGATTCTTAGAATTTTTTAGTTGGTAGCTGTTCGAATATTGCTAGCTATTTGAAGGGTGTTTCTTCACTTGCTTTCCTCTCTCACAGTTGGCTTTTCAGTAATGTTGCTGATAGACTGAAAAGAGAGTGCTAGTTTTAGCTGACATGACTAGCTACAATTTTCTATGCTGAcctgaatgagagttcactcaagGAATAGGAACTCTGAGAGCGTATGTGGGATTACAATAAAAAGTgcttgtggttttttgtttgtttcttagaaAGTGCGAATTATTTTTtgcaagtgcttttttttttttattagtaaactttattttttaggacAGTTTTATGTTTACAacaaaattgaacagaaaatttttgaaaacttggGTTCTCATAGAGCTTGGAGCTTCCTTTTCCCACAAACACACAACCTTCCTAATCAACATCctgcaccagagtggtacatttgttgcaGTTGATGAATCTACATTGAAAGATCATCATGCAACtgcatatttaaaaactaaagttgctttttttttttttttttttgtagaatttcaTATTATTGTATGTGGACTGGACTCTATCATTGCCAGAAGATGGATAAATGGCATGCTGGTAAAGACTTTGGTTTTGTTATAGTTCTCTGAAGTTCTTGCTGCTGTGCTTCACATCCACAAAATTAGAATTGAtatcatatttttgaaaaatcagagtTTAATTTTGAATTAAGTATATTTACTTCATTGTTTATTGCCAGTCCTTGGTTTTCAGGTGAAGACACAAATTGTTAATATTATAATCCCTTGATTTGATACATTGGTATTCAATAGCACAACCGACTCATAGAATTACTTGAAAGCATACTTCTTCTTTTGAATTCTTATCCCCTTCTCCTTTAAAGCCCTTCAAATTGTTTTCCTAGATATCTCTTCTAAATTATGAAGATGGTGTCTTAGATCCAAGCTCCATTGTCCCTTTGATAGATGGGGGGACAGAAGGTTTTAAAGGAAATGCCCGGGTGATTCTGCCTGGAATGACTGCTTGTATCGAATGCACGCTGGAACTTTATCCACCACAGGTAATCGAAAAAGCACCTGTATTTCTTTTATAGTATCTTGGCATGGAATTAGGGATTAATTATTAAGTCTagttaatatttagaaattttaattagaggtagctttaaaaattacactaagaagaaagataaaatatgaaattctgcTCTATTTGAGGAAAGATATGAACCGAATACCTTGTTTTGATACTATTCTGTTTTcatactttatttgtattttttatttggggAGTAGATATCAAGTAGAATTACAAAGCTGTATATTGATGTTGAGCTGTAATCTATGTGGTTTTCACCTGTATTTATTTCAGGCAAATAAAGATACCAGGGATGAGAATGATCTTTCCAAGGATGGGGCTTTTTGATTTACATACCCACTTTAAAGAACAGTTgaaattttgaataataaatgtaaacaattttATGAGTATTCACTTGGGATTCACTTAGCTctgaatttgcttttgttttggtttgttttatacTTAAATATTAGGTAAACATAACAAGGTCTTCATATTTGAGAATCTGTTcagtatttttcttctcatagtCTAACAAAGCTTAAATTTTATATACCTTGTAAATGTAAGGCAAACCTGTCTTTATAGGCACGTCAACCTAAGTGAAGTGACTCAGATAGTCTATATTAGTTTGAGAGGCATTTTTAATGATATACAATATTTTGAGTTGAAACAAATTATATGAAACTGTTAAGAACTAGATCATAACTGCaagttgcattttaaaataattcatcatttaAAATTCACTAAAAAGGACAAACTGTGGTTTTAGGTTAATTTTCCCATGTGCACCATTGCATCTATGCCCAGGCTACCAGAACACTGTATTGAGTATGTAAGGATGTTGCAGTGGCCTAAGGAGCAGCCTTTTGGAGGTAATAAACCTAATTTAATAATCTAGGATTACATAAAATAcgtattttttctatattattcctttggataatttcattaaaaacataCTGTTTTATGATTACATAttcctgtcttttctctctctctctctctctctctcccttttttttttaaacagaagggGTTCCATTAGATGGAGATGATCCTGAACATATACAATGGATTTTCCAAAAATCCCTAGAGAGAGCATCACAATATAATATTAGGGGTGTTACGTATAGACTCACTCAAGGTAAGTCAGCGAATTGTCATGAATTATGATGTTGGGATGACTTAGGGCTGGGATGCTTTCAGGAGAATAATTGGTAAGTGAGTTTAGACAGTACCGTCCACTTGAAGTTCAGTAAAGGTACCATGTAATTATAGTACTTATTAGCTAGGgggaatttaataaaattattgaatctTACTTACTTAGGCTGTAAGTCATCCAAGTCAAACTGTCCACTTTATCTTCCACTGAATTCATGACCTCCTAGAGACAGTCTGTTTCACATTTGGACAGGACTGTTAGGCAAGTTTCTATATATTGAACAGAAATTGTCTTCAGGCCAGctgctgtggctcatacctgtaatcccagcactttgggaggctgaggcgggcggatcacctgaggtcacgagttcgagaccagtctgaccaacacggcaaaaccgtgtctctactaaaaacaaaaaattagctgggtgtggtggtgcatgcctgtaatcccagctactcaggaagctgaggcaggagaatcgcttgaacccaggaagccgaggtttcaatgagcctgagattgcgccattgcattccagcccaggcaacaagaaacaaaactttgtctcaaaaaaccaaacaaacaaaaaaatggaaatcgtCTTTGGTTTGGTCTGAGTGTTGTCTCAGTACCATATACAATCTAATTCCCTTTTAAGTAATAACTTTTAACATATTGAGGACAGTGATCAcatcctttgcacatttttatcAGTGCCGTAAACCTCCCTAGTTACTTTCTTTAACCCTGTATTAGTTCATAAAGGAATaattgagactgggtaatttattaaggaaagaggttcatttggctcatggttctgcatgcTGTGtgagcatggcaccaacatctacttggcttctggtgagacctcaggaagcttttactcatggtgaaAGCTAAGGGAGATGGCAAGGTATGTCATATGACAgtagaggaagcaagagagaggagagggaataCCAGGCttcttttaacaaccagctcttgcatGAACTTAATATCGCAGGGAGCGCACCAAGCCATGCATGTGGGATTTGCCCTAATggtccaaacacctcccactaggccccacctccaacactggggatcacatttcagtatgagatttggaggggacaaatatccaaactatatccaACCCTTTGATATGTTGTACAACTTCAGGTTCTCATGTTGTTTTTCTCTAATCATATTCCAGCTATCCATATTGGTTAACTGGAATATAGTTAGAGAAAACAACTTTTCCTAATTGTTCAGGCCAGCATGCAGCATTATGTGACTGGTCTTATTTTAGATAATAGACTTCTGATAACTGATGCAGTCTTAAAGGAGAGCAggtatttatattattgtttgtTCGTTGTTTACATTGATGCTATACTTTCGATTCTTTGATGTTACTAGCCACTGAAAGCTGGATGTTTTGTCCACATATACAATTGCTAAGCCACATCTGCCTATTATAAACTTGGCAGTTTGGGgagcgtctttttttttttttttcttaatatccaAGTATAGATCCttgcaaatatattcttaaaattcaacctgcttttttctctttatatgtaTTCTGCCAACTTACCTGGTGTTTCTAGTTTCCTGTTTTGataattatatcttttatttctttttcaaataattgattaaaaattgtaataagaCTGAACTGTCTGAGAACAGACATCTGAATCATACTTCTGGCCAGGCCCTTTTAGGTTTATCTCATTCTGTTCATCAGACCTCCTTGAGTACTTCgtatttctttatcttgttcACGAGGATGTCATGAAAAACCTTTCCAGATCCTCTCCTGAAGCCTAGGTATACtatcttttgcattttcctgagtTGCTAAGCTAGTCATAGTAGCCAAATGAGGCTACTCCAACATGATTTGTCTAGTAACCAGTCATGCTCAATTGTAGTGATCGATGTTTCCAATCTAGTTACAGTTTCCTTTTTTAGAATTTTGCCCAAGATCATTACCAAGTTCACCAGAATGAgctttgtcttctttttgaaaatctGCCATTTCTCTCCTGTGATTGTTTCCTTATATTTACTGATCTcataacatcattttaaaattccattttatactTAATCCTTGTTGCCCTCTGCATTCTCACTACACTGACCTGCTTTGTGTTTCTTGAACACACCAAGTTCATTTGTACGTTAGAGCTTTAATACTCCCCAGTTCCTTTCCTTGGATCCCCTCAGGCTGACTCCTCATCTCTTAGGTGTCTGCTTAGCTAGTTTTCCTAATCATTCAACCTGAAATGACTTCTGAGCCATTCaccattctatttttttggtAATTGCTCAGAACTAATTAATGGTAGCCTCATTCTCCTATGCAAAGAATATTTCATACTACACTATCTTACATCCTTGCCCCAGGACCAGGACCATTGCCGTTGTTGTTTACAAACAGCTCTTTCCTCAGGTCGTTTCATGGCTGTATCTTTCTCATGGCTTAGGTTTCAGCTCAAATTGTCACCTCTCCaaggaggccttccctgaccattcTGTGTAATGGGCTGCATCCTTCATTCTCACTCTAACAcatacctcattttcttcatagaaCCCTTCAATATCTGAGGTGTTCCAAGTATTTACTTTTGTGTTATCTCCCCTACCAAAATGAAATCACTATATGAGCAGATACTTTTTTTCACTGCTACTGTGCACAACACCTAGAATGGTGTCTGCAGCATGTGTTACACATATTTGCTAATTGTTAAAATTCACAAATGAATTCAGTGTGTGCTAATCAGGAACTGTAAACTCCCCATTTTAATATGCAGTCTCATTCATCCTTCTTTACCTTTTACCAGGGCTTGGTGTGTACTTTCTAGCCTGATGAATGAGGGCCTCAACAAGGAGTACAGAAAGAGAACTGGAAGTGAAGTTGCACAAGCCCGTGGTTCTATCTATTCTGTGATTTTCCCCCTTGTTCTCAGTGTAACAGAAAGTTACCTTTTTGCCCACTCTAGCTTTTTTTGGTCAAAGGGCAGGGGTATGGGTGGCAGGGGTTGGAGAAAGAGGGCAATTTTGGCAATGTTCTTACTGGGCAGCATCTCTTATACTCTTCACTGTTTGTGACTACCACTTCCTCCTTTCAGTACATCCTGCTACATGTGGTTCACTGGAGAGCTTCCAGTTTAACCATCATGCagtttatctctttttaaatttcctcttctCCAAAACTATAGAGAATCGTATGGTCAcagtcaactttttaaaaaagttttccagCCTTCGTAACTGTCTTTCTTTCATGTCTTCTTAACTACTTGCCGTTTTTCCTTAAGTTTTTGAAACCTGCCTATACTTGGAGTCTTGGGAACACATCTTGTAGTGCTTCCTCACACTCTGAGATAATATGGCTACTTTATCCTGAAGTTTTTGTCTTCTAAAATGAACAATTCAAATATAGTTATAAAGTGGagtatttattttgtacttttaaaaaatggtttaacgTGGAGCTTTGTTTATTCCTAATATGTGAATAATACTGATGTGAAAAATGTGGAATTGAAGTAGAGaactgtatttaatattttgtgtagCCTCAGTTGTAAAAGATAATAAAGGGCAGcgtttctttttttgtgaatgtTTGTGAATCAAATGACTGAAACTGCTATAGGAATAATTAGATAACACTTATTCTTCATGGTGTATCAGTTAATATCTGTGTTCATATACCATCCCCACCTCTTGCTAAGTATATAGCTGtggataaattattaaatttctctCAGTCTCacttttcttatgtttaaaatCAGAGTAATTAACATGaggatgttattaaaattaaataatatcttATTTAGTCTTTACAttgtgcctggaacatagtaaataCTCTAAATTGTTAACTTTTATGATGTTATTGTTTCACCTTTCTGTAGTACTTATTTGAGAGAGTTTTCTTTGCTACAGTAGCTTAAGATTCTGAATTTCCTACAAAATGATGGGGATGTGAAAGATTGTTTcatggttaaatttattttctggcttGAAAGTCTGAAAAATCAAGTTTTAGAAAATGGTATTTAATAATCATGCCTTCTAATTTAAGAGAactctttcattttaaagagatgaccatattttaattgatatattttttcAGGGGTAGTAAAAAGAATCATTCCTGCAGTAGCTTCCACAAATGCCGTCATTGCAGGTGAGGAAAAAAAGGCCATCACGTAGTTTATTTTGCTTCCTTTAGTTTTTGACGTTGCTGCAGCTTTTTTATGTTGTAGGAATTTGATATCTTCTTGGATGGGTTGTGTAACTAAGCTGTCAAAAAAGAACTAGCCATTAGactttgcatatttttttcttacattatatCTTAAGTTCTCTGCAGTCAAGAGACATTTTAGTTCCATTTGAAGCAGGCCGTTTATTAATTCgataaacaagaaaaacatgtAATGTTACTCTATTACTTGAATcacacaaaacaaatataaaatttgttactttctcagtttttaaaaattggaatatatCTTTTTTAATGAAGAGCCAATGTAGATTTATGTGTTCTGATTTATAACTGACTTTTAACATGCCTGATTTCCATTGAGTTAAAGAACCTGTGTTTTCTCCCCCCTTCAGCTGTGTGTGCCactgaggtttttaaaatagCCACAAGGTAATGggtttcatttttaatatgtatgtAGATCCATGTTTTGACTTGGTTCAATTATATaaagatgaacattttttcattacAGTGCATACATTCCCTTGAATAATTACTTAGTGTTCAATGATGTAGATGGgctgtatacatacacatttgaAGCAGAAAGAAAGGTTAGTAGTATTAAGAACACATTTTTGATCatgcatattttgatttttaaatattattggtTAGAAATTTGAACAAAGTCACCCATACATTTTCTAACTTCCAGAACTCTACTTATTATGTATCTTTTGCTTTATAGCCTGAAATAACTCTATAacaaagtaatttaaaagaaatggtcTATTATGAAAAGCCAGGCTTTAAAGCATAAAAATTTTTTCATAGGAAATATGCATGATTATAAAAcaacctgatttttattttattgttcataaGGAGACTAGTATTGGTACATGTGCTGCTGTAATTTGTTGTGTATTATGTGTGTAGGAAAACTGCCCAGCTTGTAGCCAGCTTCCTcaaaatattcagttttctccATCAGCTAAACTACAGGAGGTTTTGGATTATCTAACCAATAGTGCTTCTTTGTAAGTATTGTAGATTTTTGTTATGTCGTAAAAtcatctttgtgatttttgaaacCTTAGAAACGTTATCTTTTGATAAAAATGATGTTTGATGCTTCTCTCTCATCATGCTCTTCAGGCAAATGAAATCTCCAGCCATTACAGCCACTCTAGAGGGAAAAAATAGAACACTTTACTTACAGGTTatcaatgtgtatttttaatttttttcagaaaattatatcaagttttattttactttaatgtgtcttacattaaaataattttgttttctagtcGGTAACCTCTATTGAAGAACGAACAAGGCCAAATCTCTCCAAAACATTGAAAGGTATTTTAAATAGGGTATttactaattgttttttttttttcttttctctctttttggtgAAAGTAATCAGTGCTTGTTCTAGATTTCCTCTTAATGCCTTGTATACGGTCAGGTAATAATTATAACTTTAGACATTAATAGAATTAATTGCTCTTTtagtagattattttaaaatctctaagaTATCAAATATTACTCTGATTAAAGAGGATTggattttcatgtttttctagACCATAATACTCTATAGTTTGTTTACGTGTGTATTATCCTttctgttgagattttttttgcttgtattaattatattttttctgttttagaattGGGGCTCGTTGATGGACAAGAACTGGCGGTTGCTGATGTCACCACCCCACAGACTGTACTATTCAAACTTCATTTTACTTCTTAAGGAAAATCTCCACACAATAGAAAACTTATGGAAATAATATACTTTGTGGATGCTAAGAAGTTTAATTGATGTTATTTTTAGCAATAGTGTTGCTgcgatttgtctttttttatataatgaaccactcttttttaactttgtaaCTTGCCCTTGAAGACAGAATTTTGGTGTTGGTGCTTGTAAGCATTTTCGTTAATAATATGAGAAATGATACCTGGAGAGAGAGATTATGAGCAAATGTATTGCTTCTTTTAGGGGAGGAGGCATACACCCTCTTTTGTGTGAATTTTGTTATTATGGTCAAAGAATGCATTCCTGGTTTTCATTTGAGCACCCAAATACACAAAAGATTtccctttaaagaaaataaagaattaagttttaaataacattaaattttaCAATCCGACATCTGGAGTATATTGAACATAGGCTATTTCTTGATTTAATACTCATTTAATTGTGGCCATCCAAATGAATATTATTGCAGAATTTATCTTGTCCATAATAATTTGTAAATGGTGTTATAGCTGAATACCTGTGCATGAAAATGGGCAATATTTTCATCTGTTTACTTGTAGTGCCATAGAGGCCAATATGCACAATATTAACTAATGCCAAGACATggctgtttaaaaaatttaatgttcaAACAGTTATCACTGATGCTTTTGcactatttattaataaaatcatatattgtatacttctttcactgaagtttttaaaagtacattgaaGGTAATCAGTAGTTCCATGGTAAtataggaataatttttaaatgtgtagcaGAATTacatcaaatttttatttctcttaatactTTTGCTACAGCGATTTCTATAGTAAAAATTTACTGGTTTAATTTAACTTGCTGtatcaataatataatttttttttttttggagacagtttcactcttgttgccaaggctggagtgcaatggtgtgacctcagctcactgcaacctctgcctccccagttcaggcaattctcctgcctcagcctcctgagtaactgggatgacaggcgcctgccaccatgcacggctaattttttgtatttttagtagggacgaggtttcaccatattggccaggctggtctcgaactcctgacctccggtgatccacccgcctcagcttcccaaagtgctggtcagtgcatgagccaccatgcctgactatgtttttgtttcttttaagtgAATAAAACTTGAAACAAAATTAAGCACAAATACTAAGAAAGTAGGTGCTAGTATTTTAATATGAGAACAAGTATGTGTTCTCATTCCTTGTTTTTGACTTAGAAGGCAGTTTTCTGTTCAAATGTTCTTTGGTTACTTATGTGTCACTCAAGTTTTCATTAATCTTTCTAGCTACAAATTGACAAATAAGTTTTATTATAAAACCACACGGAATAAATTTATATGCTCTACCTGAAAAGTTACAGATGCAGCCTACAATTTTGAAAGTGAAGGAACTAAAATGTAACACCATATAGGTGCTATAATAATTCTCAAAGTAGCATTGTAAGAAGGTGACTATCTCCATCTGAGAGCTGAATAAATAGTTTTAGATAGTTTAGGTAGGTTATTTAGCCAAAGCTGTACAATTAGAAGTCTTGGAACTGTAATTATATAGCTAATTTCAACCCGAATCTGCCCCAAATCTCCTCTACAGACTAGCTCTTTGAAAGTACTTGAGTTACTTAGTACTACTTGTGTAAATGACTAAATTGTTAGTTTTAACATGCAAATTTTTATTGTAGTTAGACAAAATTATTGGAAGATGATTATAACTTCTTAAGGGGttcaatctgattttttaaaagaaaaataatacttttttgcAGAGTTCCTTGCAGTGaggtaaaatattcaaatatgggAGGCAGGCATATAAGGTAAATGACCACAGCAGGGAGGGTGTAATAAGATGAGTGATAGAGGTCTGTGGCAAACTGGAGTGAGTGAAAATTATTGGTGACCACTCTAGCTGACTATTCCCATGCTTGgtattcatatttttcaaaagcagCTGGAAATCTAGATTTTTGAATGAAGTCTGGCTTTTAAATGTTGATAGGATTTTGTCTTTAACTTGGGCTCAAACCAAATATAGCTGCAGACTGGATTAGGAAGGCCACCAGTTTAAGGTATTTTTCCATGTCCAAATGTTTGAAGAGAATGCACACAGAAAAGgttatattttaagtaatatgCACAGTGCACATTGTAAGGATAA contains the following coding sequences:
- the UBA3 gene encoding NEDD8-activating enzyme E1 catalytic subunit isoform X1; this translates as MADGEEPEKKRRRIEELLAEKMAVDGGCGDTGDWEGRWNHVKKFLERSGPFTHPDFEPSTESLQFLLDTCKVLVIGAGGLGCELLKNLALSGFRQIHVIDMDTIDVSNLNRQFLFRPKDIGRPKAEVAAEFLNDRVPNCNVVPHFNKIQDFNDTFYRQFHIIVCGLDSIIARRWINGMLISLLNYEDGVLDPSSIVPLIDGGTEGFKGNARVILPGMTACIECTLELYPPQVNFPMCTIASMPRLPEHCIEYVRMLQWPKEQPFGEGVPLDGDDPEHIQWIFQKSLERASQYNIRGVTYRLTQGVVKRIIPAVASTNAVIAAVCATEVFKIATSAYIPLNNYLVFNDVDGLYTYTFEAERKENCPACSQLPQNIQFSPSAKLQEVLDYLTNSASLQMKSPAITATLEGKNRTLYLQSVTSIEERTRPNLSKTLKELGLVDGQELAVADVTTPQTVLFKLHFTS
- the UBA3 gene encoding NEDD8-activating enzyme E1 catalytic subunit isoform X3, giving the protein MADGEEPEKKRRRIEELLAEKMAVDGGCGDTGDWEGRWNHVKKFLERSGPFTHPDFEPSTEALSGFRQIHVIDMDTIDVSNLNRQFLFRPKDIGRPKAEVAAEFLNDRVPNCNVVPHFNKIQDFNDTFYRQFHIIVCGLDSIIARRWINGMLISLLNYEDGVLDPSSIVPLIDGGTEGFKGNARVILPGMTACIECTLELYPPQVNFPMCTIASMPRLPEHCIEYVRMLQWPKEQPFGEGVPLDGDDPEHIQWIFQKSLERASQYNIRGVTYRLTQGVVKRIIPAVASTNAVIAAVCATEVFKIATSAYIPLNNYLVFNDVDGLYTYTFEAERKENCPACSQLPQNIQFSPSAKLQEVLDYLTNSASLQMKSPAITATLEGKNRTLYLQSVTSIEERTRPNLSKTLKELGLVDGQELAVADVTTPQTVLFKLHFTS
- the UBA3 gene encoding NEDD8-activating enzyme E1 catalytic subunit isoform X2, encoding MADGEEPMAVDGGCGDTGDWEGRWNHVKKFLERSGPFTHPDFEPSTESLQFLLDTCKVLVIGAGGLGCELLKNLALSGFRQIHVIDMDTIDVSNLNRQFLFRPKDIGRPKAEVAAEFLNDRVPNCNVVPHFNKIQDFNDTFYRQFHIIVCGLDSIIARRWINGMLISLLNYEDGVLDPSSIVPLIDGGTEGFKGNARVILPGMTACIECTLELYPPQVNFPMCTIASMPRLPEHCIEYVRMLQWPKEQPFGEGVPLDGDDPEHIQWIFQKSLERASQYNIRGVTYRLTQGVVKRIIPAVASTNAVIAAVCATEVFKIATSAYIPLNNYLVFNDVDGLYTYTFEAERKENCPACSQLPQNIQFSPSAKLQEVLDYLTNSASLQMKSPAITATLEGKNRTLYLQSVTSIEERTRPNLSKTLKELGLVDGQELAVADVTTPQTVLFKLHFTS
- the UBA3 gene encoding NEDD8-activating enzyme E1 catalytic subunit isoform X4; translation: MADGEEPMAVDGGCGDTGDWEGRWNHVKKFLERSGPFTHPDFEPSTEALSGFRQIHVIDMDTIDVSNLNRQFLFRPKDIGRPKAEVAAEFLNDRVPNCNVVPHFNKIQDFNDTFYRQFHIIVCGLDSIIARRWINGMLISLLNYEDGVLDPSSIVPLIDGGTEGFKGNARVILPGMTACIECTLELYPPQVNFPMCTIASMPRLPEHCIEYVRMLQWPKEQPFGEGVPLDGDDPEHIQWIFQKSLERASQYNIRGVTYRLTQGVVKRIIPAVASTNAVIAAVCATEVFKIATSAYIPLNNYLVFNDVDGLYTYTFEAERKENCPACSQLPQNIQFSPSAKLQEVLDYLTNSASLQMKSPAITATLEGKNRTLYLQSVTSIEERTRPNLSKTLKELGLVDGQELAVADVTTPQTVLFKLHFTS